The following coding sequences are from one Malaciobacter pacificus window:
- a CDS encoding leucyl aminopeptidase yields the protein MKINLIEKNINDIKADIEIIFINDLDNCADKEVLESIDFKAKDEACTLLAESKKIYVGYEEASYDSIAIASANAVRKIASTKYESAKLTLNSDLEENFKSLVEGAFLGEYKFTKYKSKKEEKKKLTLEMAVNNKTNELENILKESKTIAKAVNKARDMVNTPPQDFYPAVMADIAKDIAKDTNIEIKVEGEKYLKKNGMNSMLSVGRASIHESKLIHLSYKPKDAKVKVVLVGKGLTYDSGGLSLKPADFMVTMKSDKSGGCAVLSSIWAIAKLGLPVEVHAIVGAVENMIGGDAYKPDDVLTAKNGKTIEVRNTDAEGRLVLADCLCYAQDEIKDIDYIFDYATLTGACVVGVGQYTSGVMGNSDELKCKAVSSAKAAGEYATSLDFNRYLRKSIKSEIADVCNIANTRYGGAITAGIFLDNFIYEENKNKWIHFDIAGPAFVEKQWGYNPHGASGAGVRFTVELLKDLAK from the coding sequence ATGAAAATTAATTTAATTGAAAAAAATATTAATGATATTAAAGCAGATATAGAGATAATTTTTATAAATGATTTAGATAACTGTGCGGATAAAGAGGTTTTAGAATCAATAGATTTTAAAGCAAAAGATGAAGCTTGTACACTATTAGCTGAGTCAAAAAAAATTTATGTTGGTTACGAGGAAGCATCTTATGATTCAATAGCAATTGCATCAGCAAATGCAGTTAGAAAGATTGCATCAACTAAATATGAAAGTGCGAAATTAACTTTAAATAGTGACTTAGAAGAAAACTTTAAATCATTAGTAGAAGGTGCATTTTTAGGTGAATATAAATTTACTAAATACAAATCTAAAAAAGAAGAAAAAAAGAAATTAACTTTAGAAATGGCAGTTAATAATAAAACTAATGAATTAGAAAATATTTTAAAAGAGTCTAAAACTATTGCAAAAGCTGTAAATAAAGCAAGAGATATGGTAAATACTCCTCCTCAAGATTTTTATCCAGCTGTTATGGCTGATATTGCAAAAGATATTGCAAAAGATACAAATATTGAAATCAAAGTTGAGGGTGAAAAGTATTTAAAGAAAAATGGTATGAACTCTATGTTAAGTGTTGGTAGAGCTTCAATTCATGAATCAAAACTAATTCATTTATCATATAAACCAAAAGATGCAAAGGTAAAAGTTGTATTAGTTGGTAAGGGTTTAACTTATGATTCAGGTGGACTATCTTTAAAGCCTGCTGATTTTATGGTTACTATGAAATCAGATAAATCAGGTGGTTGTGCTGTATTATCTTCAATTTGGGCTATAGCAAAACTTGGGCTTCCAGTTGAAGTTCATGCAATTGTTGGTGCAGTTGAAAATATGATTGGTGGAGATGCTTATAAACCTGATGATGTACTTACAGCTAAAAATGGTAAAACTATTGAAGTTAGAAATACTGATGCTGAGGGAAGATTAGTATTAGCTGATTGTTTGTGTTATGCACAAGATGAAATTAAAGATATTGATTATATCTTTGATTATGCAACTTTAACTGGTGCTTGTGTTGTTGGTGTTGGTCAATATACAAGTGGAGTTATGGGAAATAGTGATGAATTAAAATGCAAAGCTGTAAGTAGTGCAAAAGCAGCTGGAGAGTATGCTACATCATTAGATTTCAATAGATATTTAAGAAAATCAATTAAATCAGAGATTGCTGATGTTTGTAATATTGCTAATACTAGATATGGTGGAGCAATAACTGCTGGAATATTCTTAGATAACTTTATTTATGAAGAGAATAAAAATAAATGGATTCACTTTGATATCGCTGGACCTGCTTTTGTAGAAAAACAATGGGGATATAATCCTCATGGAGCAAGTGGAGCAGGGGTTAGATTTACAGTGGAACTATTAAAAGATTTAGCTAAATAA
- a CDS encoding substrate-binding domain-containing protein, with translation MNTIYLASDSRNLVNAIKDGNADLILNWHATTYWSENKDYIEALYIDEKVISKAKLVLNLLKTSKYPELTKEFMEFATSKRGREIFYNYGFLSKQDLIDFDKVSF, from the coding sequence ATGAATACTATCTATTTAGCTTCTGATTCAAGAAATTTAGTTAATGCAATAAAAGATGGGAATGCAGATTTAATTTTAAATTGGCATGCAACAACTTACTGGAGTGAAAATAAAGATTATATTGAGGCTTTATACATAGATGAAAAAGTTATAAGCAAGGCAAAACTTGTATTAAATTTATTAAAAACTTCTAAATATCCAGAATTAACAAAAGAGTTCATGGAATTTGCCACATCTAAAAGAGGTAGAGAGATTTTTTATAATTATGGTTTCCTCTCTAAACAAGATTTGATAGATTTTGATAAAGTTAGTTTCTAA
- a CDS encoding HD domain-containing phosphohydrolase, with translation MEFENIKIISIDDNENNLFLIEAICEDMNLNVTSFSNPLDALVYSLKNKVDMILIDYMMPTLNGLEFIEEFRVHKKNVPIIMITAAGDEDIHKSAFELGANDFLSKPINTVLFQARVQNLLSDYQNRLLLEDRAKLLEQEVAKATKELIDKEHETLKILGKTAEYKDPETASHIARVAYYSKMLAREYGLNEKEQDLIYYAAPFHDIGKIGVEDKILLKPARLDEEELKIMQNHSMIGYDILKDAKSDYLQAGATIALTHHEKYDGTGYPNKLKGEDIHIYGRIVAIADVFDALTSQRPYKKAWEINEAMNFLTENRAKHFDPKLVDIFITNKNEVLEIFNSFKES, from the coding sequence TTGGAATTTGAAAATATAAAAATTATATCTATTGATGATAATGAAAATAATCTTTTCTTAATTGAAGCTATATGTGAAGATATGAATCTAAATGTAACAAGTTTTTCTAATCCTTTAGATGCATTAGTCTACTCACTAAAAAATAAAGTTGACATGATTCTAATTGATTATATGATGCCAACATTAAATGGATTAGAATTTATAGAAGAGTTTAGAGTTCACAAAAAAAATGTGCCTATCATAATGATAACAGCAGCTGGTGATGAAGATATTCATAAATCTGCTTTTGAACTAGGTGCAAATGACTTTTTAAGTAAACCAATTAATACTGTACTATTTCAAGCAAGAGTACAAAATCTTTTAAGTGACTATCAAAATAGATTACTACTAGAAGATAGAGCAAAACTGCTTGAACAAGAAGTTGCAAAAGCTACAAAAGAATTAATTGATAAAGAGCATGAAACTCTTAAAATTTTAGGTAAAACAGCTGAATATAAAGATCCTGAAACTGCTTCTCATATTGCAAGAGTAGCATATTATTCTAAAATGCTAGCAAGGGAGTATGGATTAAATGAAAAAGAACAAGATTTAATATATTATGCTGCTCCATTCCATGACATAGGTAAAATAGGAGTTGAAGATAAAATTCTTTTAAAACCTGCAAGATTGGATGAAGAAGAGTTAAAAATCATGCAAAATCACTCAATGATTGGTTATGATATTTTAAAAGATGCAAAAAGTGATTATTTGCAAGCAGGAGCTACAATAGCCCTAACTCACCATGAAAAATATGATGGAACAGGATATCCTAATAAACTAAAAGGTGAAGATATTCATATTTATGGAAGAATTGTTGCAATTGCTGATGTATTTGATGCATTAACATCACAAAGACCGTATAAGAAAGCATGGGAAATTAATGAAGCTATGAATTTTCTAACTGAAAATCGTGCTAAACATTTTGACCCAAAACTTGTAGATATTTTTATTACAAATAAAAATGAAGTTTTAGAAATTTTCAACTCTTTCAAAGAGTCTTAA
- a CDS encoding DedA family protein — MEKLFKKLQPHSGKILAVIVITFFSYLGYNLYHAPVSGFEEKFVYLLKEYGYIILFAWGMLEGEAGLVMAGLLSHTGDMNLYLAIFIAGLGGFAGDQVYFYIGRFNKSHVHKKFKGQRRKFAFAHLLLKKYGWPIIFIQRYMYGMRTIIPISIGLTRYSAKMFAFINLISAWCWAAITIVPVWYFGEEILVVLEWAKEHWYLAIPIAAIFGGSIIYMFNKATKKVERKVVNEN; from the coding sequence ATGGAAAAACTATTTAAAAAACTTCAACCACATTCTGGAAAAATTTTAGCAGTTATTGTTATTACCTTTTTCTCATACCTAGGATATAATTTATATCATGCACCTGTAAGTGGATTTGAAGAAAAGTTTGTATATTTATTAAAAGAGTATGGATATATAATTCTTTTTGCATGGGGAATGTTAGAAGGTGAAGCAGGTCTTGTTATGGCAGGACTTTTATCTCATACAGGTGATATGAATTTATATTTAGCAATATTCATAGCTGGTCTTGGTGGATTTGCTGGTGATCAAGTATATTTTTATATAGGAAGATTTAATAAGTCTCATGTTCATAAAAAGTTTAAAGGACAGCGAAGAAAATTTGCTTTTGCGCACTTACTTTTAAAGAAATATGGATGGCCTATTATATTTATCCAAAGATATATGTATGGTATGAGAACAATTATTCCAATATCAATTGGACTTACAAGATATAGTGCAAAAATGTTTGCATTTATAAATCTTATTAGTGCTTGGTGTTGGGCTGCTATTACTATAGTTCCTGTTTGGTATTTTGGTGAAGAGATTTTAGTAGTTTTAGAATGGGCTAAAGAGCATTGGTATTTAGCAATTCCAATTGCTGCAATTTTTGGCGGTAGTATAATTTATATGTTTAATAAAGCTACAAAAAAAGTAGAAAGAAAGGTAGTAAATGAAAATTAA
- a CDS encoding substrate-binding domain-containing protein — protein MLKRIILILFLFSLTLLHAKKELLFYVGITMVKPIDKLAREFEKKCDCKIKILQGGSQDLYDSIKLSQIGDLYLPGSVTYRNNNLKDGLILDGKFVGFNKLSMVVKKGNPKNIKPSLEELLNPKLYEYYLFSF, from the coding sequence ATGCTAAAAAGAATCATATTAATATTATTTTTATTCTCTCTTACACTTTTACACGCTAAAAAAGAATTACTTTTTTATGTTGGAATCACTATGGTTAAACCCATTGATAAATTAGCTAGAGAATTTGAAAAAAAATGTGATTGTAAGATAAAGATTTTACAAGGTGGAAGTCAAGATTTATACGATAGCATAAAACTTAGTCAAATTGGAGATTTATATCTTCCTGGATCTGTTACATACAGAAATAATAATTTAAAAGATGGTTTGATTTTAGATGGTAAATTTGTTGGTTTTAATAAACTTTCAATGGTTGTAAAAAAAGGAAATCCTAAGAATATAAAGCCATCACTTGAAGAGTTATTAAATCCAAAATTATATGAATACTATCTATTTAGCTTCTGA